The Balaenoptera acutorostrata chromosome 10, mBalAcu1.1, whole genome shotgun sequence genome has a window encoding:
- the PPP1R10 gene encoding serine/threonine-protein phosphatase 1 regulatory subunit 10, with amino-acid sequence MGSGPIDPKELLKGLDSFLNRDGEVKSVDGISKIFSLMKEARKMVSRCTYLNILLQTRSPEILVKFIDVGGYKLLNNWLTYSKTTNNIPLLQQILLTLQHLPLTVDHLKQNNTAKLVKQLSKSSEDEELRKLASVLVSDWMAVIRSQSSTQPAEKDKKKRKEEGKNRTTPPERPLTEVKAETRAEEAPEKKREKPKSLRTTAPSHAKFRSTGLELETPSLVPVKKNASAVVVSDKYNLKPIPLKRQSSAAAPGDAAPPAEKKYKPLNTTPNATKEIKVKIIPPQPMEGLGFLDALNSAPVPGIKIKKKKKVLSPTAAKPSPFEGKTSTEPSTAKPSSPEPAPPSEAMDTERPGTPVPPVEVPELMDTASLEPGALDAKPVESPGDPSQLTRKGRKRKTVTWPEEGKLREYFYFELDETERVNVNKIKDFGEAAKREILSDRHAFETARRLSHDNMEEKVPWVCPRPLVLPSPLVTPGSNSQERYIQAEREKGILQELFLNKESPHEPDPEPYEPIPPKLIPLDEECSMDETPYVETLEPGGTGGSPDGAGGSKLPPVLANLMGSMGAGKSPQGPGGGGINVQEILTSIMGSPNSHPSEELLKQPDYSDKIKQMLVPHGLLGPGPIANGFPPGGPGGPKGMQHFPPGPGGPMPGPHGGPGGPGGPVGPRLLGPPPPPRGGDPFWDGPGDPMRGGPMRGGPGPGPGPYHRGRGGRGGNEPPPPPPPFRGARGGRSGGGPPNGRGGPGGGMVGGGGHRPHEGPGGGMSGGSGHRPHEGPGSGMGGGHRPHEGPGGSMGGGHRPHEGPGGGMGGGSGHRPHEGPGGGMGAGGGHRPHEGPGHGGPHGHRPHDGPGHRGHDHRGPPPHEHRGHDGPGHGGGGHRGHDGGHSHGGDMSNRPVCRHFMMKGNCRYENNCAFYHPGVNGPPLP; translated from the exons ATGGGTTCGGGTCCCATAGACCCCAAAGAGCTTCTCAAGGGCCTGGATAGCTTCCTTAACCGAGATGGGGAAGTCAAGAGTGTGGATGGGATTTCGAAGATCTTCAG TCTGATGAAGGAAGCACGAAAGATGGTGAGTCGGTGCACTTACTTGAACATTCTCCTGCAGACCCGTTCACCAGAAATATTGGTCAA GTTTATTGACGTTGGTGGTTACAAGCTTCTTAACAATTGGCTGACATATTCAAAGACAACCAACAACATTCCCCTCTTGCAGCAAATTCTACTGACCCTGCAGCACCTACCACTCACTGTTGACCATCTCAAGCAG AACAACACAGCCAAACTGGTGAAGCAGCTGAGCAAGTCAAGTGAGGATGAAG AGCTCCGGAAATTGGCCTCAGTCCTTGTCAGCGACTGGATGGCTGTCATCCGCTCCCAGAGCAGTACCCAGCCTGCTG agaaagataagaagaaacggaaagaagagggaaagaatcGAACCACCCCTCCTGAGCGACCGTTGACTGAGGTGAAGGCTGAGACTCGGGCTGAGGAGGCCccagagaagaagagggagaagccCAAGTCCCTCCGAACCACGGCGCCCAGTCACGCCAAGTTCCGCTCTACCG GACTAGAGCTGGAGACCCCATCTTTGGTGCCTGTGAAGAAGAATGCCAGTGCAGTGGTGGTTTCTGACAAGTACAACCTTAAACCCATCCCCCTCAAGCGTCAGAG TTCCGCAGCTGCCCCAGGAGATGCTGCGCCCCCTGCAGAGAAGAAATACAAGCCACTCAACACAACACCCAATGCCACCAAAGAGATCAAAGTGAAGATCATCCCGCCACAGC CTATGGAGGGCCTGGGCTTTCTGGATGCACTCAATTCAGCCCCTGTTCCAGGCATCAAaattaagaagaagaagaaggtgcTGTCACCCACAGCTGCCAAG ccaagcccATTTGAAGGGAAAACGAGCACAGAACCGAGCACAGCCAAACCTTCTTCCCCAGAGCCAGCACCTCCTTCTGAGGCTATGGACACAGAACGTCCAGGGACCCCAGTTCCCCCTGTTGAAGTCCCAGAGCTCATGGATACTG CCTCTTTGGAGCCAGGAGCTCTGGATGCAAAGCCAGTGGAGAGTCCCGGAGATCCTAGCCAGCTGACCCGGAAAGGCAGGAAGAGGAAAACTGTGACCTGGCCTGAGGAGGGCAAACTGAGAGAGTATTTCTATTTTGAACTGGATGAAACCGAACGAG TGAATGTGAATAAGATCAAGGACTTCGGCGAGGCAGCTAAGCGAGAGATACTGTCAGACAGACACGCGTTTGAGACGGCCCGGCGTCTGAGCCACGACAACATGGAGGAGAAGGTGCCCTGGGTGTGCCCCCGGCCCCTTGTGCTGCCCTCGCCTCTCGTCACCCCTGGAAGCAACAGCCAGGAGCGGTACATCCAGGCTGAGCGGGAGAAGGGGATCCTTCAGGAGCTCTTCCTCAACAAGGAAAG TCCTCACGAGCCTGATCCTGAGCCCTATGAGCCTATCCCCCCAAAACTCATCCCCCTAGATGAG GAATGTTCCATGGATGAGACCCCGTATGTTGAGACCCTGGAGCCTGGGGGGACCGGTGGCTCACCCGATGGGGCAGGCGGTTCCAAGTTACCTCCTGTTCTGGCCAATCTTATGGGAAGCATGGGTGCCGGGAAGAGCCCCCAgggtcctggaggaggaggcatcAATGTGCAGGAGATCCTCACCTCCATCATG GGTAGCCCTAACAGTCATCCCTCAGAGGAACTGCTGAAGCAACCAGACTATTCAGACAAGATCAAGCAGATGCTGG TGCCTCATGGACTCTTAGGCCCTGGTCCCATAGCCAATGGTTTCCCACCGGGAGGCCCCGGGGGCCCCAAGGGCATGCAGCACTTCCCCCCTGGACCTGGCGGACCTATGCCAG gTCCCCATGGAGGCCCTGGGggccctggtgggccagtgggtcCACGTCTCCTgggtcccccaccccctccccggggGGGAGATCCCTTCTGGGATGGCCCAGGTGACCCCATGCGGGGTGGCCCGATGCGTGGGGGCCCAGGACCGGGTCCTGGGCCATACCATAGAGGCCGTGGTGGCCGAGGAGGAAATgaaccacctcctcctcctcctccattccGAGGGGCCAGAGGAGGGCGCTCTGGAGGAGGACCTCCAAATGGACGAGGGGGCCCTGGTGGGGGCATGGTTGGAGGTGGTGGGCATCGTCCCCATGAAGGCCCTGGTGGGGGCATGAGCGGTGGCAGCGGACATCGTCCCCATGAaggccctggcagtggcatggGCGGTGGGCATCGCCCCCACGAAGGCCCTGGTGGTAGCATGGGTGGGGGACATCGCCCCCATGAAGGCCCTGGCGGCGGCATGGGTGGTGGCAGTGGCCATCGTCCTCATGAAGGCCCTGGTGGAGGAATGGGTGCTGGTGGTGGACATCGGCCCCATGAAGGCCCTGGACATGGGGGACCCCATGGCCACCGGCCTCATGATGGCCCTGGTCACCGAGGCCACGACCATCGAGGGCCACCCCCTCATGAGCACCGTGGCCATGATGGCCCTGGCCATGGCGGAGGGGGCCACCGAGGGCACGATGGAGGCCACAGCCATGGAGGAG ACATGTCAAATCGCCCTGTTTGTCGACATTTCATGATGAAGGGTAACTGCCGCTATGAGAACAACTGTGCCTTCTACCACCCAGGTGTCAATGGGCCCCCCCTGCCCTAG
- the ABCF1 gene encoding ATP-binding cassette sub-family F member 1 isoform X3: MPKGPKQQLPEPEWIGDGETTSPTDKVVKKGKKDRKTKKTFFEELAVEDRQAGEEKKVLKEKEQQQQQQQQQQQQKKKRDTRKSRRKKDVDDDGEEKELMERLKKLSVPASDEEEEVPAPVPRGGKKTKGGNVFAALIQDQSEEEEEEEEKHPPKPAKPEKNRINKPQNKFAALDNEEEEDEEEITKEEEPPKQGKEKAKKAEQGSEEEGEEEEEEGESKADDPYAHLSKKEKKKLKKQMEYERQVASLKAANAAENDFSVSQAEVSSRQAMLENASDIKLEKFSISAHGKELFVNADLYIVASRRYGLVGPNGKGKTTLLKHIANRALSIPPNIDVLLCEQEVVADETPAVQAVLRADTKRLKLLEEEQQLQGQLEQGDDAAAERLEKVYEELRATGAAAAEAKARRILAGLGFDPEMQNRPTQKFSGGWRMRVSLARALFMEPTLLMLDEPTNHLDLNAVIWLNNYLQGWRKTLLIVSHDQGFLDDVCTDIIHLDAQRLHYYRGNYMTFKKMYQQKQKELLKQYEKQEKKLKELKAGGKSTKQAEKQTKEALTRKQQKCRRKNQDEESQEAPELLKRPREYTVRFTFPDPPPLSPPVLGLHGVTFGYEGQKPLFKNLDFGIDMDSRICIVGPNGVGKSTLLLLLTGKLTPTRGEMRKNHRLKIGFFNQQYAEQLHMEETPTEYLQQGFNLPYQDARKCLGRFGLESHAHTIQICKLSGGQKARVVFAELACREPDVLILDEPTNNLDIESIDALGEAINEYKGAVIVVSHDARLITETNCQLWVVEEQSVSQIDGDFEDYKREVLEALGEVVVNRPRE; the protein is encoded by the exons ACAAAGtggtgaagaaagggaagaaggacagGAAGACCAAAAAGACG TTCTTCGAAGAGCTGGCAGTAGAAGACAGACAggctggggaagaaaagaaagtgctCAAGGAGAAggagcagcaacagcagcagcagcagcagcagcag CAGCAAAAAAAGAAGCGAGACACTCGAAAAAGCCGTCGGAAAAAGGATGTGGATGATGACGGAGAGGAGAAGGAGCTCATGGAGCGTCTTAAGAAGCTCTCAGTGCCGGCcagtgatgaggaggaggagg TACCTGCCCCAGTACCCCGAGGAGGGAAGAAAACCAAG GGTGGTAATGTTTTTGCAGCCCTGATTCAGGATCagagtgaggaagaagaggaggaggaagaaaaacatcCTCCTAAGCCAGCCAAGCCAGAGAAAAATCGGATCAATAAG CCTCAAAATAAATTTGCTGCTCTGGacaatgaagaggaggaggatgaagaggaaataacaaaagaagaggaaCCACCcaagcaagggaaggagaaggccAAGAAGGCAGAGCAG GGctcagaggaagaaggagaggaggaggaggaagaaggggagtCCAAGGCTGATGATCCCTACGCTCACCTtagcaagaaggaaaagaagaaactgaagaaacag atGGAGTATGAGCGCCAGGTGGCTTCATTAAAAGCAGCCAATGCTGCTGAAAATGACTTTTCCGTGTCGCAAGCAGAGGTGTCTTCCCGCCAGGCCATGTTAGAAAATGCATCTGACATCAAG CTGGAGAAGTTCAGCATCTCCGCCCACGGCAAGGAGCTGTTTGTCAACGCAGACCTGTACATTGTCGCCAGCCGCCGCTATGGGCTGGTGGGACCCAATGG CAAGGGCAAGACCACTCTCCTCAAGCACATCGCCAACCGAGCCCTGAGCATCCCTCCCAACATCGACGTGCTGCTCTGTGAGCAGG AGGTGGTAGCCGATGAGACGCCGGCCGTGCAGGCTGTTCTCCGAGCCGACACCAAGCGCTTGAAGCTGTTGGAAGAGGAGCAGCAGCTTCAGGGACAGCTGGAGCAGGGCGATGACGCGGCTGCCGAGAGGCTCGAGAAG gtgTATGAGGAATTGCGGGCTACCGGGGCGGCAGCTGCAGAGGCCAAAGCCCGCCGGATCCTGGCCGGTCTGGGCTTTGACCCTGAGATGCAGAATCGACCCACACAGAAGTTCTCGGGGGGCTGGCGCATGCGCGTCTCCCTGGCCAG GGCGCTATTCATGGAGCCCACACTGCTGATGTTGGATGAGCCCACCAACCACCTGGACCTCAACGCTGTCATCTGGCTCAATAA CTACCTCCAAGGCTGGCGGAAGACGCTGCTCATCGTCTCCCATGACCAGGGCTTCCTGGATGACGTCTGTACCGATATCATTCATCTTGATGCCCAGCGGCTCCATTACTACAGGGGCAATTACA TGACCTTCAAGAAGATGTACCAACAGAAGCAGAAGGAACTGCTGAAGCAGTATGAGAAGCAGGAGAAAAAGCTGAAGGAGTTAAAGGCGGGCGGCAAGTCGACCAAGCAGGCG GAAAAGCAAACAAAGGAAGCCCTGACTCGAAAGCAGCAGAAGTGCCGGAGGAAGAACCAGGATGAGGAGTCACAGGAGGCCCCCGAGCTCCTGAAGCGCCCCAGGGAGTACACTGTGCGCTTCACGTTCCCCGACCCGCCGCCGCTCAGCCCTCCGGTGCTGGGCCTGCACG GTGTGACGTTTGGCTATGAGGGGCAGAAACCACTCTTTAAGAATCTGGATTTTGGCATTGACATGGACTCAAGGA TCTGCATCGTGGGCCCTAACGGTGTGGGGAAGAGcaccctgctgctgctgctgaccgGCAAGCTGACGCCG ACTCGTGGGGAAATGAGGAAGAACCACCGGCTG AAAATTGGCTTCTTCAACCAGCAGTACGCAGAGCAGCTGCACATGGAGGAGACGCCCACCGAGTACTTGCAGCAGGGCTTCAACCTGCCCTACCAGGATGCCCGCAAGTGCCTGGGCCGCTTCGGCCTGGAGAGTCACGCCCACACCATACAGATCTGCAAACTCTCTG gtGGGCAGAAAGCCCGAGTTGTGTTTGCAGAGCTGGCCTGTCGGGAGCCTGATGTCCTCATCTTG GACGAGCCCACCAATAACCTGGACATTGAGTCTATCGACGCTCTTGGGGAGGCCATCAACGAATACAAGGGTG CTGTGATCGTCGTCAGCCATGATGCCCGACTTATCACAGAAACCAACTGCCAGCTGTGGGTGGTGGAGGAGCAGAGCGTTAGCCAGATCGATGGTGACTTCGAAGACTACAAGCGGGAGGTGTTGGAGGCCCTGGGTGAAGTCGTGGTCAACCGGCCCCGAGAGTGA
- the ABCF1 gene encoding ATP-binding cassette sub-family F member 1 isoform X2: protein MPKGPKQQLPEPEWIGDGETTSPTDKVVKKGKKDRKTKKTFFEELAVEDRQAGEEKKVLKEKEQQQQQQQQQQQKKKRDTRKSRRKKDVDDDGEEKELMERLKKLSVPASDEEEEVPAPVPRGGKKTKGGNVFAALIQDQSEEEEEEEEKHPPKPAKPEKNRINKAVSQEQQPGLKGKKGKEEKSKGKAKPQNKFAALDNEEEEDEEEITKEEEPPKQGKEKAKKAEQGSEEEGEEEEEEGESKADDPYAHLSKKEKKKLKKQMEYERQVASLKAANAAENDFSVSQAEVSSRQAMLENASDIKLEKFSISAHGKELFVNADLYIVASRRYGLVGPNGKGKTTLLKHIANRALSIPPNIDVLLCEQEVVADETPAVQAVLRADTKRLKLLEEEQQLQGQLEQGDDAAAERLEKVYEELRATGAAAAEAKARRILAGLGFDPEMQNRPTQKFSGGWRMRVSLARALFMEPTLLMLDEPTNHLDLNAVIWLNNYLQGWRKTLLIVSHDQGFLDDVCTDIIHLDAQRLHYYRGNYMTFKKMYQQKQKELLKQYEKQEKKLKELKAGGKSTKQAEKQTKEALTRKQQKCRRKNQDEESQEAPELLKRPREYTVRFTFPDPPPLSPPVLGLHGVTFGYEGQKPLFKNLDFGIDMDSRICIVGPNGVGKSTLLLLLTGKLTPTRGEMRKNHRLKIGFFNQQYAEQLHMEETPTEYLQQGFNLPYQDARKCLGRFGLESHAHTIQICKLSGGQKARVVFAELACREPDVLILDEPTNNLDIESIDALGEAINEYKGAVIVVSHDARLITETNCQLWVVEEQSVSQIDGDFEDYKREVLEALGEVVVNRPRE from the exons ACAAAGtggtgaagaaagggaagaaggacagGAAGACCAAAAAGACG TTCTTCGAAGAGCTGGCAGTAGAAGACAGACAggctggggaagaaaagaaagtgctCAAGGAGAAggagcagcaacagcagcagcagcagcagcagcag CAAAAAAAGAAGCGAGACACTCGAAAAAGCCGTCGGAAAAAGGATGTGGATGATGACGGAGAGGAGAAGGAGCTCATGGAGCGTCTTAAGAAGCTCTCAGTGCCGGCcagtgatgaggaggaggagg TACCTGCCCCAGTACCCCGAGGAGGGAAGAAAACCAAG GGTGGTAATGTTTTTGCAGCCCTGATTCAGGATCagagtgaggaagaagaggaggaggaagaaaaacatcCTCCTAAGCCAGCCAAGCCAGAGAAAAATCGGATCAATAAG GCTGTATCTCAGGAACAACAGCCAGGGCTCAAGGGCaaaaagggaaaggaggagaagTCAAAGGGGAAAGCCAAG CCTCAAAATAAATTTGCTGCTCTGGacaatgaagaggaggaggatgaagaggaaataacaaaagaagaggaaCCACCcaagcaagggaaggagaaggccAAGAAGGCAGAGCAG GGctcagaggaagaaggagaggaggaggaggaagaaggggagtCCAAGGCTGATGATCCCTACGCTCACCTtagcaagaaggaaaagaagaaactgaagaaacag atGGAGTATGAGCGCCAGGTGGCTTCATTAAAAGCAGCCAATGCTGCTGAAAATGACTTTTCCGTGTCGCAAGCAGAGGTGTCTTCCCGCCAGGCCATGTTAGAAAATGCATCTGACATCAAG CTGGAGAAGTTCAGCATCTCCGCCCACGGCAAGGAGCTGTTTGTCAACGCAGACCTGTACATTGTCGCCAGCCGCCGCTATGGGCTGGTGGGACCCAATGG CAAGGGCAAGACCACTCTCCTCAAGCACATCGCCAACCGAGCCCTGAGCATCCCTCCCAACATCGACGTGCTGCTCTGTGAGCAGG AGGTGGTAGCCGATGAGACGCCGGCCGTGCAGGCTGTTCTCCGAGCCGACACCAAGCGCTTGAAGCTGTTGGAAGAGGAGCAGCAGCTTCAGGGACAGCTGGAGCAGGGCGATGACGCGGCTGCCGAGAGGCTCGAGAAG gtgTATGAGGAATTGCGGGCTACCGGGGCGGCAGCTGCAGAGGCCAAAGCCCGCCGGATCCTGGCCGGTCTGGGCTTTGACCCTGAGATGCAGAATCGACCCACACAGAAGTTCTCGGGGGGCTGGCGCATGCGCGTCTCCCTGGCCAG GGCGCTATTCATGGAGCCCACACTGCTGATGTTGGATGAGCCCACCAACCACCTGGACCTCAACGCTGTCATCTGGCTCAATAA CTACCTCCAAGGCTGGCGGAAGACGCTGCTCATCGTCTCCCATGACCAGGGCTTCCTGGATGACGTCTGTACCGATATCATTCATCTTGATGCCCAGCGGCTCCATTACTACAGGGGCAATTACA TGACCTTCAAGAAGATGTACCAACAGAAGCAGAAGGAACTGCTGAAGCAGTATGAGAAGCAGGAGAAAAAGCTGAAGGAGTTAAAGGCGGGCGGCAAGTCGACCAAGCAGGCG GAAAAGCAAACAAAGGAAGCCCTGACTCGAAAGCAGCAGAAGTGCCGGAGGAAGAACCAGGATGAGGAGTCACAGGAGGCCCCCGAGCTCCTGAAGCGCCCCAGGGAGTACACTGTGCGCTTCACGTTCCCCGACCCGCCGCCGCTCAGCCCTCCGGTGCTGGGCCTGCACG GTGTGACGTTTGGCTATGAGGGGCAGAAACCACTCTTTAAGAATCTGGATTTTGGCATTGACATGGACTCAAGGA TCTGCATCGTGGGCCCTAACGGTGTGGGGAAGAGcaccctgctgctgctgctgaccgGCAAGCTGACGCCG ACTCGTGGGGAAATGAGGAAGAACCACCGGCTG AAAATTGGCTTCTTCAACCAGCAGTACGCAGAGCAGCTGCACATGGAGGAGACGCCCACCGAGTACTTGCAGCAGGGCTTCAACCTGCCCTACCAGGATGCCCGCAAGTGCCTGGGCCGCTTCGGCCTGGAGAGTCACGCCCACACCATACAGATCTGCAAACTCTCTG gtGGGCAGAAAGCCCGAGTTGTGTTTGCAGAGCTGGCCTGTCGGGAGCCTGATGTCCTCATCTTG GACGAGCCCACCAATAACCTGGACATTGAGTCTATCGACGCTCTTGGGGAGGCCATCAACGAATACAAGGGTG CTGTGATCGTCGTCAGCCATGATGCCCGACTTATCACAGAAACCAACTGCCAGCTGTGGGTGGTGGAGGAGCAGAGCGTTAGCCAGATCGATGGTGACTTCGAAGACTACAAGCGGGAGGTGTTGGAGGCCCTGGGTGAAGTCGTGGTCAACCGGCCCCGAGAGTGA
- the ABCF1 gene encoding ATP-binding cassette sub-family F member 1 isoform X1 — translation MPKGPKQQLPEPEWIGDGETTSPTDKVVKKGKKDRKTKKTFFEELAVEDRQAGEEKKVLKEKEQQQQQQQQQQQQKKKRDTRKSRRKKDVDDDGEEKELMERLKKLSVPASDEEEEVPAPVPRGGKKTKGGNVFAALIQDQSEEEEEEEEKHPPKPAKPEKNRINKAVSQEQQPGLKGKKGKEEKSKGKAKPQNKFAALDNEEEEDEEEITKEEEPPKQGKEKAKKAEQGSEEEGEEEEEEGESKADDPYAHLSKKEKKKLKKQMEYERQVASLKAANAAENDFSVSQAEVSSRQAMLENASDIKLEKFSISAHGKELFVNADLYIVASRRYGLVGPNGKGKTTLLKHIANRALSIPPNIDVLLCEQEVVADETPAVQAVLRADTKRLKLLEEEQQLQGQLEQGDDAAAERLEKVYEELRATGAAAAEAKARRILAGLGFDPEMQNRPTQKFSGGWRMRVSLARALFMEPTLLMLDEPTNHLDLNAVIWLNNYLQGWRKTLLIVSHDQGFLDDVCTDIIHLDAQRLHYYRGNYMTFKKMYQQKQKELLKQYEKQEKKLKELKAGGKSTKQAEKQTKEALTRKQQKCRRKNQDEESQEAPELLKRPREYTVRFTFPDPPPLSPPVLGLHGVTFGYEGQKPLFKNLDFGIDMDSRICIVGPNGVGKSTLLLLLTGKLTPTRGEMRKNHRLKIGFFNQQYAEQLHMEETPTEYLQQGFNLPYQDARKCLGRFGLESHAHTIQICKLSGGQKARVVFAELACREPDVLILDEPTNNLDIESIDALGEAINEYKGAVIVVSHDARLITETNCQLWVVEEQSVSQIDGDFEDYKREVLEALGEVVVNRPRE, via the exons ACAAAGtggtgaagaaagggaagaaggacagGAAGACCAAAAAGACG TTCTTCGAAGAGCTGGCAGTAGAAGACAGACAggctggggaagaaaagaaagtgctCAAGGAGAAggagcagcaacagcagcagcagcagcagcagcag CAGCAAAAAAAGAAGCGAGACACTCGAAAAAGCCGTCGGAAAAAGGATGTGGATGATGACGGAGAGGAGAAGGAGCTCATGGAGCGTCTTAAGAAGCTCTCAGTGCCGGCcagtgatgaggaggaggagg TACCTGCCCCAGTACCCCGAGGAGGGAAGAAAACCAAG GGTGGTAATGTTTTTGCAGCCCTGATTCAGGATCagagtgaggaagaagaggaggaggaagaaaaacatcCTCCTAAGCCAGCCAAGCCAGAGAAAAATCGGATCAATAAG GCTGTATCTCAGGAACAACAGCCAGGGCTCAAGGGCaaaaagggaaaggaggagaagTCAAAGGGGAAAGCCAAG CCTCAAAATAAATTTGCTGCTCTGGacaatgaagaggaggaggatgaagaggaaataacaaaagaagaggaaCCACCcaagcaagggaaggagaaggccAAGAAGGCAGAGCAG GGctcagaggaagaaggagaggaggaggaggaagaaggggagtCCAAGGCTGATGATCCCTACGCTCACCTtagcaagaaggaaaagaagaaactgaagaaacag atGGAGTATGAGCGCCAGGTGGCTTCATTAAAAGCAGCCAATGCTGCTGAAAATGACTTTTCCGTGTCGCAAGCAGAGGTGTCTTCCCGCCAGGCCATGTTAGAAAATGCATCTGACATCAAG CTGGAGAAGTTCAGCATCTCCGCCCACGGCAAGGAGCTGTTTGTCAACGCAGACCTGTACATTGTCGCCAGCCGCCGCTATGGGCTGGTGGGACCCAATGG CAAGGGCAAGACCACTCTCCTCAAGCACATCGCCAACCGAGCCCTGAGCATCCCTCCCAACATCGACGTGCTGCTCTGTGAGCAGG AGGTGGTAGCCGATGAGACGCCGGCCGTGCAGGCTGTTCTCCGAGCCGACACCAAGCGCTTGAAGCTGTTGGAAGAGGAGCAGCAGCTTCAGGGACAGCTGGAGCAGGGCGATGACGCGGCTGCCGAGAGGCTCGAGAAG gtgTATGAGGAATTGCGGGCTACCGGGGCGGCAGCTGCAGAGGCCAAAGCCCGCCGGATCCTGGCCGGTCTGGGCTTTGACCCTGAGATGCAGAATCGACCCACACAGAAGTTCTCGGGGGGCTGGCGCATGCGCGTCTCCCTGGCCAG GGCGCTATTCATGGAGCCCACACTGCTGATGTTGGATGAGCCCACCAACCACCTGGACCTCAACGCTGTCATCTGGCTCAATAA CTACCTCCAAGGCTGGCGGAAGACGCTGCTCATCGTCTCCCATGACCAGGGCTTCCTGGATGACGTCTGTACCGATATCATTCATCTTGATGCCCAGCGGCTCCATTACTACAGGGGCAATTACA TGACCTTCAAGAAGATGTACCAACAGAAGCAGAAGGAACTGCTGAAGCAGTATGAGAAGCAGGAGAAAAAGCTGAAGGAGTTAAAGGCGGGCGGCAAGTCGACCAAGCAGGCG GAAAAGCAAACAAAGGAAGCCCTGACTCGAAAGCAGCAGAAGTGCCGGAGGAAGAACCAGGATGAGGAGTCACAGGAGGCCCCCGAGCTCCTGAAGCGCCCCAGGGAGTACACTGTGCGCTTCACGTTCCCCGACCCGCCGCCGCTCAGCCCTCCGGTGCTGGGCCTGCACG GTGTGACGTTTGGCTATGAGGGGCAGAAACCACTCTTTAAGAATCTGGATTTTGGCATTGACATGGACTCAAGGA TCTGCATCGTGGGCCCTAACGGTGTGGGGAAGAGcaccctgctgctgctgctgaccgGCAAGCTGACGCCG ACTCGTGGGGAAATGAGGAAGAACCACCGGCTG AAAATTGGCTTCTTCAACCAGCAGTACGCAGAGCAGCTGCACATGGAGGAGACGCCCACCGAGTACTTGCAGCAGGGCTTCAACCTGCCCTACCAGGATGCCCGCAAGTGCCTGGGCCGCTTCGGCCTGGAGAGTCACGCCCACACCATACAGATCTGCAAACTCTCTG gtGGGCAGAAAGCCCGAGTTGTGTTTGCAGAGCTGGCCTGTCGGGAGCCTGATGTCCTCATCTTG GACGAGCCCACCAATAACCTGGACATTGAGTCTATCGACGCTCTTGGGGAGGCCATCAACGAATACAAGGGTG CTGTGATCGTCGTCAGCCATGATGCCCGACTTATCACAGAAACCAACTGCCAGCTGTGGGTGGTGGAGGAGCAGAGCGTTAGCCAGATCGATGGTGACTTCGAAGACTACAAGCGGGAGGTGTTGGAGGCCCTGGGTGAAGTCGTGGTCAACCGGCCCCGAGAGTGA